From Heteronotia binoei isolate CCM8104 ecotype False Entrance Well chromosome 17, APGP_CSIRO_Hbin_v1, whole genome shotgun sequence, one genomic window encodes:
- the LOC132585833 gene encoding interferon-inducible GTPase 1-like, with amino-acid sequence MAMDEFQVAVHQRKLSEAISMTNAKPLQYFSNTLLNVAVVGEPGSGKSSFINSMLGKCSGDPGAAETGIQMTTMKARDYPHPTLPQVVLWDLPGREESFGSHTNQEDLKAYDFFIIVGYQRFRTIHAELVHDIQAMGKRFYFVRAKTDLDVQASRRRQPSGYDDEKVLQHIKEDCTACLLRENVNDPQVFLVSNWDAQSFDFPLLREKLQSDLLWLKKEAFIFRLRSLSKSVLENKGKNWLTVLYSWVWGLLCLPVLLFEAAVFFLGGFRSQCYQFFGLVRALAIDKPVAVFQAVMDLFFTIYHLLCRCLTAITNYIPNILSRVLKGKEKMSV; translated from the coding sequence ATGGCTATGGATGAATTTCAGGTCGCTGTTCATCAGAGGAAGCTGTCAGAGGCCATTTCTATGACAAATGCAAAACCGCTGCAGTATTTTAGCAACACGCTGCTCAATGTCGCCGTGGTGGGTGAACCAGGCTCAGGAAAATCCTCCTTCATCAACAGCATGCTGGGCAAATGCTCCGGTGACCCAGGTGCTGCAGAGACTGGCATCCAAATGACAACGATGAAGGCCAGGGATTACCCACATCCTACGCTGCCGCAAGTCGTCCTCTGGGACCTGCCCGGGAGAGAAGAATCTTTCGGCTCCCACACCAATCAAGAGGACCTGAAAGCCTATGACTTCTTCATTATCGTCGGCTACCAGCGCTTCCGGACCATCCACGCTGAACTGGTCCACGACATCCAGGCGATGGGCAAGAGGTTCTACTTTGTACGGGCCAAAACGGACCTTGATGTGCAGGCATCCCGAAGACGGCAACCATCAGGCTATGACGATGAGAAGGTCCTCCAACACATCAAGGAGGACTGCACGGCCTGCTTGCTGAGAGAAAATGTGAATGATCCCCAAGTCTTCCTGGTGTCCAACTGGGACGCCCAGAGCTTTGACTTCCCCCTCCTGCGGGAGAAGCTGCAGAGCGACCTCTTGTGGCTGAAGAAGGAAGCGTTCATTTTCAGACTGCGTTCCCTCTCGAAATCTGTCTTGGAGAACAAGGGGAAGAATTGGCTCACAGTCTTGTACTCGTGGGTTTGGGGTTTGCTGTGTCTGCCAGTGCTTTTGTTCGAGGCTGCCGTGTTCTTCCTTGGGGGGTTCCGCTCTCAGTGCTACCAATTCTTTGGCCTGGTTAGAGCTCTGGCCATTGACAAGCCAGTGGCAGTCTTTCAGGCAGTGATGGACTTATTTTTTACCATCTACCATCTACTATGTAGATGCCTAACAGCCATCACCAACTATATCCCAAACATCCTCTCTAGAGTTCTGAAAGGCAAAGAGAAGATGTCGGTCTAG
- the LOC132585831 gene encoding interferon-gamma-inducible GTPase 10-like — protein sequence MEPMCYPHPTFPDVRIWDLPGIGTPGFEEKEYLERIKDSQYDFFILVACHCFTTYDIQLSHTIREMGKRFYYVWSKMDVSIRNEKRKPDFSEEVTLQKARKYCLYHLKRAGISSPVIFLISIWYQDKYDFPLLKRALENEINELRKCILRTAVLQDSEKRSHDRSRRHIDGKSLMPVASRKPEERSTGKERNLSDLTASRKNTLDIAITGLTGAGKSSLVNALRGLSDFDEEAAKTDVIEGTKEPMGYSHPAFPDVTIWDLPGIGTPSFKAEEYLERVNYSQYDFFIIVSSNRFTVYDIQLSHAIRKMTKRFYYVRSKMDLSIENEKLKPDFNEETTLQKVRK from the exons ATGGAGCCAATGTGTTACCCACACCCCACTTTTCCAGATGTAAGAATATGGGACCTACcaggaattggaacccctggGTTTGAAGAAAAGGAATACCTAGAAAGGATAAAGGACAGCCAATATGATTTTTTCATCCTTGTGGCTTGTCATTGCTTCACCACCTATGACATCCAGTTGTCCCATACAATCCGGGAAATGGGGAAACGGTTCTACTATGTGTGGTCCAAAATGGACGTTAGCATTAGGAATGAAAAACGGAAACCAGACTTCAGTGAGGAAGTGACCCTTCAAAAAGCCAGGAAATATTGCCTCTATCACTTGAAGAGGGCTGGTATTTCTTCTCCGGTGATTTTCCTCATATCCATTTGGTATCAGGATAAGTATGATTTCCCTCTCCTGAAGAGAGCCTTAGAGAATGAAATCAATGAACTCAGAAAATGTATCTTAAGAACAGCAGTTTTGCAAGATTCTGAAAAGAGAAGCCATGACAG GTCAAGAAGACACATAGATGGGAAAAGTTTGATGCCAGTGGCTAGCAGGAAACCTGAAGAGAGGTCTACCGGGAAAGAAAGAAACCTCTCAGATCTGACtgcatcaagaaaaaacacactTGACATTGCCATCACAGGACTGACAGGTGCTGGCAAATCGTCCCTTGTCAACGCCCTGCGGGGTCTATCAGATTTTGATGAGGAAGCAGCCAAAACTGATGTGATAGAAGGAACAAAAGAGCCAATGGGTTACTCACATCCCGCCTTTCCAGATGTAACAATATGGGACCTGCCAGGAATTGGGACACCTAGTTTTAAAGCTGAGGAATACCTAGAAAGGGTAAATTACAGCCAATATGATTTCTTCATCATTGTCTCTTCGAATCGCTTCACTGTCTATGACATCCAGCTGTCCCATGCAATTCGGAAAATGACAAAGCGGTTCTACTACGTGAGGTCCAAAATGGACCTCAGCATTGAGAATGAAAAACTGAAACCAGATTTCAATGAGGAAACAACCCTTCAGAAAGTCAGGAAATAA